The following nucleotide sequence is from Firmicutes bacterium ASF500.
CAACTACGGCGCGTCCTCGGAAACCTATACCGCCGTGTTGGAGTACAGCGGCCAGATCGTCAAGCTGGAAATTACCAACAAGAGCCTGTCCACCGGCGTTTCCATCGAAAAGACCGGCCCCAAGGAGGCCACCAGCGGCCAGCCCGTCCGCTATGTGTTCTCCCGGATCGGCAACACCAGCAACGTCATGCTCCAGTCGTTCTACTGGCGCGACACCCTGCCCGCCGCCGTCCGGCTGGATAAGGTTGTCACCGGCACCTACAATTTCCCCGGCACCTATAAGATCGTGTACCGCGTCAACAACACCGGGGACTACCGCACCCTGGCCGACAGTCTCAGCACCAGCCGGAACTACACGCTGGCCGTGTCCCCCACGGCCCTGGGCCTTGCGGCAAACGAGCGCGTCACGGAAATTATGTTCGTGTTCGGGCAGGTCCCCGGAGGCTTTAACCAGGTGGAGGCCCCCATGCTCCACTGTAAGGCCGTGTCCGGCCTGACCCCCGGCAGCAGCTTTGTAAACGTGGCCGACGTGGGCGGAACCCATGACGGCGTATGGGTGCAGGCCGTGTCCCGCTGGGTGACGACTGTGTACGGCAAGCCCACGCCCCTGCCCAAAACCGGCTATTGAGAACCCTACCGGGAAATGCGTCTCACCGTGAGACGCATTTCCCCCCTGCATGAAAGGAGGAAGTATGTCCGAGAAAAAGTATATCCGCTTTATCAACAGCGACTATGAAACGCTGTTCCATATCCCGGACGGCGGGCGCATCCGAATCACCTACCCCGACAGGGAACCGGCTGAACGGGTATGCCGGTTTATCGACGAGTACCACACGGCAGTTGGGAATTGTCACTACCACATCTGCGAGTTTGCCGAGCGCATGGAGCAGATCGGCGCGAAGTATGAGCCGCTGGACTACATCCGGGAACCTGAGTTTTACCCCAAGTATTATCTTGCGGCAAGTGAAAATGGCCCCGGCCCTGCCTACCATATCATCGACACAAGGCAGGAATACGGTTTTGCGTTCGCACCCAAGGGAGCCGCGAGGGGCCAGAAGTATTGCATTTTCAGACGGCGGGTGGATGAAAGCGGCCATTATCGCGTTAGCTGCGTTGTCCAATGGAGCGACAATCTGAAAGACATCGCTCCCCAGGACTGGGGCTTTGACATGAAGAAGATCAAGGCCGTAACGCAGAAGCCGAAAAAGCGGACTGGCCCCAGGCGGTGAGCGGAGGCGATGCGCCGGCGTCCAGCCCAAACGCGAGAGCGCCCCCATAGCTGTGGCGCGGCTTTTCTCAGCACCAATTCTGAGCGGAAATGCGTCTCACCGTGAGACGTATTTCCGCTCTCTTATAAGGAGGCGAACACCATAGACGATTTTAAGGCAGTACCCAGCAGTCTGGACATCAGCAAATATCTGAAAGAATTTCTGATCATGTGCGACCCCGTAAAATACCCGCCGGGGGATGACGCTAAAATTGTACGGCGCTTGAACGATACCCTGCAAGGACGGGGGGAGCAGACAGTTCAGGAAATGCTGGCTGAAATAGACACGGTATGCGGACGGTTGGGAATCTACAATTCGGAATGGCTGGCATTTCAACAGAAAATTGAAGATTTCCAGCATCAGAAATCACTGTTAGACCAGCCCTATACCAAAAGCAGCAGCAAGCAGTACAAATATCGGAGCTATGACCCGCCCATTGGCCGCAAGTTAAAAATCGTCAATCAGCGGCTTTATGACTGCGCGGCAAAGGCGGGCTTTCCCCCGAACTTTTTCCGGGAAACTTACTTTGACCAGGTGACATTCTACTGCATACCCGACCACACGGATTTTAACTTTTCCTATTTCAGCAACTGCACCTTTGCCGTGTGCCGGATCAGGGAGGCCACCTTTGACGGGGCAACTCTGTCCAGTTCTGAATTTCATAGCTGCGTTATGCAGTACGCCACATTCTTTAATGCGTCCATCGACCACACCCATTTTCACGACAGTACCCTGCGAAATGTTTCATTCCAAGAGGCCCGCCTCAAATCCTGCAATACCGTTGACTGTGAATTGGATGGCGTCGGCTTTTTGAACGCGACATTGGACGGCTGTTTTTTTGGACGTGTCGCCGCCCGCAGCATCCGGGGCCTGCACACCGCCACCATCACCCAGGGCGGCGCGACGGACAGCGAGGTGAAGCGTAACCGGGAATCCATTTTTGCCGCCCTCCGGCCTGAGCAGGGGCTGCGGCTGGAGTTTCCGGCGAAAAGGCGGGGTGGGCGGTGAAAAATCAATCGGACAACAGCTATTCCAAGTGGCTCTTCCTCGCCCTGCCCGTGCTGTGGATCGGCGCGGGGCTGGCCTCCGGCTATGAGGACGGCATGACGGCATTTGAAGTGCTGGGTAAGTTTTCCGAGTGGGCCGACCACCCGTTTCTGCTCCGCTGGACGCCCTATACTCTTAAATTTATGCTGGGGGCGCTGGTGGTGTATGCCTTTGCTGTGGTGCTGTACATTTCCGGTAAGCAGAACCGCCGCCCCGGAGAGGAACACGGCAGCGCCCGCTGGGGAAATCCCCGCCAGCTTGACCGCAAGTATCGGGACAAAGACCCCAAGCGCAACGCCATCCTCACGCAGAACCTGCGGATGAGCTTAAACAGCCGCCAGCACTTCCGCAACCTCCTGCAAATCGTGGTGGGCGGCTCCGGCGCGGGCAAGACCCGCTACATCGTGAAGCCCAACATTTACGAGGCCAACGCATCGTATATAGCGACTGACCCGAAAGGGGAACTTGCCCGCGACTCCATCCCCCTGCTGCTCCGGGAGGGGTACACGATCAAGGTTTTCGACCTCGTTGACCCGGACCGCTCCGACTGCTATAACCCCTTCCACTACATCCGCAACGACGCGGATGTGCTGAAGCTGATCGCCAATTTCATCCGCAACACCACCCCGAAAAACGCCCATTCCAGTGACCCGTTTTGGGAGAAAAGCGAAACCGCCCTGGACAGCGCCCTCATGCTCTATCTGCTCCACGAGGCCCCGCCGGAGGATCAGAACATGGAGATGATGCTGACCATGCTGGAGTACGGCGCGGCAAAGGAGGGGGACGGCGACCATGTTTCAGCCCTTGACCTGCTCTTTCAGGCGTTGGAGGAAGAAAACCCCAACCACATCGCCGTGCGGCAATACAAAGTGTTCAAGCAGGCCCCCAGCGAAACAGCCATGAGCATCTTGATCAGCGCCGCCGTGCGCCTCGCTCCCTTTTCCCTGCCGGAGATACAGCGCATCACCAGCCGGGACGAGATGGAGTTGGGCAAGCTGGGGGAACGGAAACAGGCCATTTTCTGCATTATCCCGGACAGCAACGATGTAAGCCTCAATTTCCTTGTCGGTATGCTCTATTCCCAGGCGTTCCAGGAGCTTTACTTTCAAGCCGACAAGGTACACGGCGGCAGTCTGCCCATTCCCGTCCGGCTCATGTTCGACGAATTTGCCAATGTGTCACTGCCGGACGGCTACGCCCGACTTCAGGCCACCATGCGCTCCCGCAACGTGATGGCCACCATTATACTGCAAAACATTTCCCAGCTCAAGGCCCTTTTCAAAGATGACTGGGAGGGTATCATCGGCAACGCGGATGCCTTTATCTATTTGGGCGGGAACGAGCAAAGTACGCACAAATATGTGTCTGAGCTGCTGGGCAAGGAGACGATCCAGACCCAAACCAGCAGCCAGAGCAAGGGGCGCAACGGATCGTACAGTCAGAATTTTCAACAGGCCGGGCGCGAACTCTTAACGCCAGATGAAGTGCGGATGCTGGACAACAAAAAGGCCATTGTCCTCATTCGCGGCGAAGCCCCGGTCATTGACGACAAATACGATCTGATGAAGCACCCCGCAATCAAGTTTACGGCTGACGGGGGCGCAGCCGCTTATATACACAGTCCAGTTTGCCTTTACGACGTGGGCGACCTGGACTTTTCCTTTACGTCGCTGGACGATGTAGAAATCATCGAATGAAAAAAGGAGGAATTTTTACTATGAAAAAGCACAATTCCAACACTTCCCTCACCACCCGGAGCAAGACCCGCCGGTACATGGCCGTCTGGACGGCGCTGGTGCTGTCCCTGTGCCTGTTCACCGTCCCGGCCTCCGCCGCTGGCGGCGACCCACTGGACATTGTAAATAACCTGAGCGACTTTATTTTCTCCATCATTAAGGCCCTGGGCGTCATTATCCTAGGCTGGGGCATCGTGCAGGTGGGTATGTCCATCCAGTCCCACGACGCCAGCCAGCGCACCCAGGGCTTCCTGTGTCTGTTCGGCGGGCTTATGATCGCCTTTGCTAAGGAGATTTTGACCGCCATTGGCGCGGTATAAGCGGCCCCATCAACCCTAATACCGGGGAAATGCGTCTCACGGTGAGACGCATTTCCCCCAATGAAAGAGGTGATTTTTTGAGTGACAACTGGATTGTCAGCAATCTGGAAAATGCCCTGGCAGACTGGAACGGGAAGCTGGGGGAAATATGGGCGCTGCTGACCCAATCCCCGGAGACGTTCAAGGGCGGCACCATTTGGAGCTTGATCCTCAACGTCCACAATGCCCTTGTGGGCATTGGCTACGGCCTTTTGGTGCTGTTTTTCGCTATGGCTATCTTTCAGAGCGCCGCCAGCTTCCGGGACTTCCAGAGGCCGGAGTATGTTCTGCGCCACCTGATCCGCTTTATCCTCGCCAAAACCGCCGTGGGCCGGTGTATGGAGATTATGACCGCAATTTTCAATATCTGCGGCGGCATCACCCAAACCGTGATGAGCGGGCTGGGCGGCTCCATTACCACGGCGGCATCGCTGCCCGGCGAGATCGTGACCGCGATAGAGGGGGTGGGCCTGTTGGAGAGCATCCCCCTGTGGCTCGTTTCCCTATTGGGCACCCTCTTTATAACCGTCATGTCCTTTATTCTGCTGCTCACCGTCTACGGGCGCTTTTTCCGGCTGTATATGTTTACCGCCCTGGCCCCCTTGCCGTTAGCCTCCTTTGCCGGTCAAACCACGTCATCCAGCGGCAGAGCGTTCATTAAGAGCTACATCGGCGTGTGCATGGAGGGCGCAGTAATTGTGCTGGCCTGTCTCATTT
It contains:
- the virD4_1 gene encoding Protein VirD4; translation: MKNQSDNSYSKWLFLALPVLWIGAGLASGYEDGMTAFEVLGKFSEWADHPFLLRWTPYTLKFMLGALVVYAFAVVLYISGKQNRRPGEEHGSARWGNPRQLDRKYRDKDPKRNAILTQNLRMSLNSRQHFRNLLQIVVGGSGAGKTRYIVKPNIYEANASYIATDPKGELARDSIPLLLREGYTIKVFDLVDPDRSDCYNPFHYIRNDADVLKLIANFIRNTTPKNAHSSDPFWEKSETALDSALMLYLLHEAPPEDQNMEMMLTMLEYGAAKEGDGDHVSALDLLFQALEEENPNHIAVRQYKVFKQAPSETAMSILISAAVRLAPFSLPEIQRITSRDEMELGKLGERKQAIFCIIPDSNDVSLNFLVGMLYSQAFQELYFQADKVHGGSLPIPVRLMFDEFANVSLPDGYARLQATMRSRNVMATIILQNISQLKALFKDDWEGIIGNADAFIYLGGNEQSTHKYVSELLGKETIQTQTSSQSKGRNGSYSQNFQQAGRELLTPDEVRMLDNKKAIVLIRGEAPVIDDKYDLMKHPAIKFTADGGAAAYIHSPVCLYDVGDLDFSFTSLDDVEIIE